A genomic window from Gossypium hirsutum isolate 1008001.06 chromosome D10, Gossypium_hirsutum_v2.1, whole genome shotgun sequence includes:
- the LOC107914703 gene encoding LOW QUALITY PROTEIN: pentatricopeptide repeat-containing protein At1g53600, mitochondrial-like (The sequence of the model RefSeq protein was modified relative to this genomic sequence to represent the inferred CDS: inserted 1 base in 1 codon), with product MNLENHGLHFLTMLTKSKSSLYYVHLILPPKISISSLRTATKDSIVHNSAKILRKNTEFLVYCNTQITQHGRNRNIKEAESIFNRMPFKSTVSWTAMLTAYAENGNISKAREVFAKMPERTTSSYNAMITAYNKNGCMVDEAYELFCNMSERDAVSYATMITGFVSKGRFDKALEIYENTPGKWREPVCSNVLINGYVKAGRLDMAVGIFEGMVQRDVVSWSLMVDGYCKSGRIMEARKLFDKMVERNVVTWTTMINGYLKMGYLIDGFGLFSAMRKEKGVLVNSTTLTVIFEACXTFDRYREGIQMHGLVLKLGFEFCVFLGNSIITMYCRFGCTGSANLVFDLMTRKDLVSWNSLIMGHVQENEIEKAYELFERMPRKDIVSWTTMIMGFSGTGQTDRAVKLFRMMPEKDDVAWTVVISGFVSIEMYEEAFRWFTEMLQKSVKPDSHTLSSLLSASANSAILSNGQQIHVQAIKMCLELDLSVQNSLVSMYSKCGNVADACQVFMSIKEPNVVSFNTMITGFAQNGFAKEALELFGKMQSEGQEPNHVTFLAVLSACSHVGLVEAGWEHFKSMTSLYNIEPGPDHYSCMVDLLGRAGLFDEAVGLIYSMPFDPHSGVWGALLGASMTHLCIDLAKLAAQQLIKLEPDSATPYVVLSNLYTISGKKKDGDKVRIDKKSKRIKKSPGCSWLVVKDKVHLFLSGDQSHEDSEEIRVTLQTIMKEMEELGCYR from the exons atgaacttGGAAAACCATGGACTCCATTTCTTAACAATGCTAACAAAATCAAAATCTTCCCTTTACTATGTTCACCTCATTTTGCCCCCCAAAATTTCCATTTCTTCACTTCGCACCGCAACAAAGGATAGCATCGTCCATAACTCTGCGAAAATCCTCCGCAAAAATACCGAATTCCTCGTTTATTGCAATACCCAGATTACTCAACATGGAAGAAACAGAAATATCAAAGAAGCTGAATCAATCTTCAACCGGATGCCCTTCAAAAGCACCGTATCTTGGACTGCCATGTTGACTGCATACGCAGAAAATGGGAACATTTCGAAAGCCCGTGAAGTGTTCGCTAAAATGCCTGAAAGAACAACTTCTTCGTATAATGCTATGATCACGGCTTATAATAAGAATGGTTGTATGGTTGATGAGGCTTATGAGCTTTTCTGCAACATGTCTGAACGGGACGCTGTGAGTTATGCTACGATGATCACGGGGTTTGTCAGTAAAGGAAGGTTTGATAAGGCCTTGGAAATTTACGAAAATACTCCGGGGAAATGGCGGGAACCGGTTTGTTCAAATGTTTTGATAAATGGGTATGTGAAAGCTGGGAGATTGGATATGGCAGTTGGCATTTTCGAAGGAATGGTTCAGAGAGATGTCGTTTCTTGGAGCCTAATGGTTGATGGGTATTGCAAAAGTGGGAGAATTATGGAGGCTagaaagttgtttgacaagatgGTGGAGAGAAATGTAGTTACTTGGACAACAATGATTAATGGGTACCTAAAAATGGGATATTTAATTGATGGTTTTGGTTTGTTTTCGGCTATGAGAAAAGAGAAAGGAGTTTTGGTTAATTCTACTACTTTGACTGTTATATTTGAAGCTT GGACATTTGATAGATATAGAGAAGGAATTCAAATGCACGGATTGGTTTTAAAGTTGGGATTCGAATTTTGTGTTTTTCTAGGGAATTCTATTATTACCATGTATTGCAGATTTGGTTGTACTGGTTCTGctaatttggtatttgatttgatGACGAGgaaagatttggtttcttggaatTCTTTGATCATGGGCCATGTTCAAGAGAATGAGATTGAGAAAGCTTATGAACTTTTTGAAAGGATGCCTAGAAAGGATATAGTTTCTTGGACTACCATGATTATGGGGTTTTCTGGTACAGGACAAACTGATAGAGCTGTCAAGTTGTTTAGAATGATGCCTGAGAAAGATGATGTTGCATGGACTGTAGTAATTTCAGGGTTTGTAAGTATTGAAATGTATGAGGAGGCTTTTCGCTGGTTTACTGAAATGCTTCAGAAATCAGTAAAGCCAGACTCTCATACTTTGAGCAGTCTGTTGAGTGCTTCTGCCAATTCAGCAATACTAAGCAATGGGCAGCAAATCCATGTCCAAGCAATAAAGATGTGTCTGGAACTCGATTTGTCAGTTCAAAATTCTCTTGTCTCAATGTATTCAAAATGTGGAAATGTAGCCGATGCTTGTCAAGTCTTTATGAGTATTAAAGAACCGAATGTTGTTTCTTTCAATACAATGATTACTGGCTTTGCTCAAAATGGATTTGCTAAAGAAGCACTTGAATTGTTTGGGAAAATGCAGAGTGAAGGGCAGGAGCCAAATCACGTAACCTTTCTTGCTGTTTTGTCTGCCTGCAGCCATGTTGGACTCGTAGAAGCAGGATGGGAGCACTTCAAATCCATGACATCTTTATATAACATAGAACCAGGGCCTGACCACTATTCATGCATGGTTGATCTCCTCGGCCGAGCTGGGTTGTTTGATGAAGCAGTTGGTTTAATCTATTCAATGCCATTTGATCCCCATAGTGGAGTTTGGGGAGCTCTCCTGGGTGCAAGCATGACTCATCTCTGTATCGATCTCGCAAAGCTTGCAGCTCAGCAGCTTATTAAATTGGAGCCTGATAGTGCAACTCCTTATGTCGTTTTGTCCAACTTATATACTATCTCGGgaaagaagaaagatggagaCAAAGTAAGAATAGACAAGAAATCAAAAAGGATAAAGAAGAGCCCTGGGTGTAGTTGGTTGGTAGTTAAAGACAAAGTTCATTTGTTTCTCTCAGGAGATCAATCTCATGAGGATTCAGAAGAGATTAGAGTTACATTACAGACAATTATGAAGGAAATGGAAGAGCTAGGTTGTTATAGATAA
- the LOC107914704 gene encoding uncharacterized protein: protein MRAPSLLAQCLPGLVLYDRGSQSMSPVSDRDVHFPSLAVEILPSKTAHPCKYAGDNVDLQGLDVFKGRVSVADIIGFTSTEMLSSKPDGFLKSWNSSFDLVNVLKHEIRDGQLSFRGKRVLELGCGYGVPGIFACLKGACTVHFQDLSAETIRCTTIPNVLANLEQARERQSRQPEGPLTPSRQTLAPTVHFYAGDWEELPTVLSVVRNDVSEVTTGMRLSFSEEDFMDGCSSQDGSSITQEISSRRSRKLSGSRAWERASETDQGESGYDIILMTEIPYSVSSLKKLYALIKKCVRPPYGVVYLSTKKNYVGFSNAARHLRSLVDEEGIFGAHLIKEVTDVDIWKFFLK from the exons ATGCGTGCACCGTCACTGCTTGCACAATGTTTGCCAGGCTTGGTACTCTATGATCGAGGAAGCCAAAGCATGTCCCCTGTATCTGATAGAGATGTCCATTTCCCTTCACTGGCTGTGGAGATTCTCCCATCAAAG ACAGCCCATCCTTGTAAATATGCTGGGGACAATGTAGATTTGCAAGGGCTCGATGTATTCAAG GGAAGAGTTAGTGTTGCTGACATTATTGGTTTCACCTCTACTGAAATGTTATCTTCAAAACCTGATG GGTTTCTGAAATCTTGGAACAGTTCTTTCGATCTTGTTAACGTCCTTAAGCACGAGATCCGTGATGGGCAGTTGAGCTTTAGAGGGAAAAGGGTGCTTGAG TTGGGTTGTGGCTATGGTGTTCCGGGGATATTTGCTTGTCTGAAG GGTGCTTGTACAGTGCACTTTCAAGACCTCAGTGCAGAAACTATTCGATGCACTACCATTCCAAATGTACTTGCAAACCTGGAGCAAGCTCGGGAAAGGCAAAGTCGACAGCCTGAGGGTCCTTTGACTCCTTCCAGACAAACTCTTGCCCCAACTGTGCACTTCTATGCTGGGGACTGGGAAGAACTCCCCACTGTATTATCTGTTGTTCGGAATGACGTGTCCGAGGTGACTACAGGGATGAGGTTGAGCTTCTCCGAGGAGGATTTCATGGATGGGTGCAGTAGCCAAGATGGTAGCAGCATAACACAAGAAATTTCCTCAAGGAGGTCAAGAAAGCTTTCAGGAAGCCGGGCATGGGAAAGAGCTAGTGAGACAGATCAGGGCGAAAGTGGCTATGACATTATTTTGATGACCGAAATTCCATACTCGGTTTCCTCTTTGAAGAAGTTATATGCACTAATTAAGAAG TGCGTCAGGCCTCCATACGGGGTTGTATACTTGTCGACGAAGAAAAACTATGTCGGCTTTAGCAATGCAGCCCGGCATCTCAGAAGTCTGGTTGATGAAGAAGGCATTTTTGGAGCTCATTTAATTAAAGAGGTGACTGATGTAGATATTTGGAAGTTCTTTCTCAAGTGA